The genomic DNA GAAGCATCAGGAAGACACGTTCACTTAAGTAGAGAAGATGTCGATAAATTATTTGGAGAAGGATATACTCTTACAAAACTAAAAGACCTATCTCAACCAGGTCAATATGCATGTAAGGAAAGAGTTACAATAACTGGTCCTAAAGGAAGTATAAAAAATGTAGTTGTACTTGGACCATGTAGAAATGAAACTCAGGTAGAAATATCTTTAACAGATGGTTCAACTCTTGGACTAAAAGCTCCTATAAAACAAAGTGGAGACTTAGAAGGTACTTTAAGTATTAAAATATCAACACAATATGGTGAAGTTGAACTTGATAAGGGGCTAATGGTTGCTAAAAGACATATACACATGACTCCTAAAGATGCTGAAAAATTCAATGTATGTGATAAAGAGATAGTTGAAGCTAAGGTGATGGGTCAAAGACCTTTAACATTTGATGATGTAGTAATAAGAGTGAGTGACAGTTTTAAAACTTATATGCATATAGACTATGATGAAGCCAATGCATGTGGTTATTCAAAAGGAACTGTTGCTAAAATAATAAAGAAAGCATAAATTTAACCTACTATATAAATTACCTCTAGGGAGGATTTAATATGAATTATGATAACCTTGTAGATTTAATAACGGAAGAAATCTATAAAAAAATAAATAGTAATGAAATAAAAATATCTAATAAACCTAAAGCTGTGATTGTATTTGAACAAGATAACAATAAATTTAACTTATTAAAAGATGAATTTGAAATAGTAGAATTTGATAAAAGTATAAGGGAATGTGAAATAGTGATAGTTTCAAGACTTTGTATGAGGGGGCTATCGAATATAGCACTTGGAAATTCAACAAGTGATGAAGAAAGATTTATACTAAAAATGATTATGAAGGGCAAAAAAGTATATGTCCTAGATGAAGGAATTGAATACAAAAAATATAAGGATACTGCACCAAAAGCATTATATAAGAAATTTATGTCATTTGAAGATGAAATATGTAAATTTGGTGTAGAAATTATAAAAGACTTAAATGTTATAACTAAAAATAAGTTAAATATAAAGAAAGAACTAGAAAGTACTAGAGGTTCTAAAAAAGAAGATACAAAAGTTTTAGATAAAGATGTTTTAAATTTAACCAGTGTCGAAAGTGTAAAAATAGATAATGAATTTAGTTTAGATTTAAGGAATAAAAAACTTATATCGGAAGCTGACTTAAGAAAACCAACTATAAATGGAGTTAAAAACATATTAGTTAATAAAAAAAGTATAATAACACCATTAGCTGTAGATTTTATGAGAATACACCATCTCAAACTAAAGAAACTGTAAGGAGGTAATTTTATGGATATAGGAAAAGTTGTAGGTAATGTTTGGGCTACAAGAAAAGATGAAAAATTATGTGGCCAAAAACTTTTAGTTGTAAAAATTTTAAAAACTAAAGACACATACAAGGAAGGCTTCATGGTTGCAGCCGATAATGCAGGAGCAGGAAATGGAGACTTAGTTCTTATATCCAAAGGTTCCTCAGCTAGAGAGTCGATTGAAAAATCTCATGTTCCAGTAGATGCAACTATAGTTGGAGTAGTCGATTCGTTTGAGGTGTTTGATGAATAAAAGTATAGGAGCTATAGAGTTTAAAAGCATTGCTAAAGGTATAGAAGTATCCAATGAAATGATAAAGAAATCTTCAGTTGATGTATTGTACTTAAAAAGTATTTGCCCAGGTAAATTTCTAATAATAGTAGGTGGAGAAACTTCTTATATAAATGAATGTGTAGATTATGGAATAAAACTTGGAGAAGGATATATTGTAGATAACTTCGTAATAAATGCAATTTCACAAGAAATATTAGATGGATTTAAAAATAAGTATCAAAAGCTAGATAGTATAGTCTCTATAGGCGTTGTTGAAAGTAGTAAAGTATGCACTGGAATAAAAATGCTTGATAAGACTTTAAAATCTGGCGACTTAGTATTAGTAAAACTTCAATTATCTTTTGCTATAGGTGGCAAATTAGTATATATAGTAGCAGGAGATTTAAGTAGTTTAGAATATGCATTAAAAGAAAGTGAAAATGTAGTAAGAGAAAAAGAAGTAATATATAAGACTGTAATACCATCAGTAGACAGTCAAATAATAAAAAGTCTAATAAAATAATGGGGGGAATTATGAGTATAAACGAAATTATAATCTATGTAATGGTAGTCTTCATGGTACTTGGAGCTATAGATAAATGTATAGGTAACAAATTTGGTCTTGGAGAACAATTTGAAGAAGGTATAATGGCAATGGGGTCACTTGCAGTTGCAATGGTTGGTGTTATATGTTTAGCACCAGTTCTTGCTGATGTATTAAGACCAATTGTAGTACCAGTATTTAATATACTTGGAGCTGACCCAGCTATGTTTGCTGGAAGTTTATTAGCTAATGATATGGGTGGTGCGCCACTTGCACTTGAACTTGCGAAAGACCCTAATGCTGGGTTATTTGGTGGATTAATAGTAGGGGCTATGATGGGACCTACAATAGTATTTATAATACCAGTTGCGCTTGGAATAATTGAAAAAGAAGACCAAAAATTCTTAGCAACAGGAATACTTGCAGGTATAATAACAATACCTATTGGAGCATTCGTTGGTGGATTAGTTGCAGGATTCGAGGTAATGATGGTTCTTAGAAACTTAGTGCCAATAATAATATTTGCAGTAGTTATAGCACTTGGATTATTAAAATTCGAAAATGCTATGATAAAAGGATTCACATACTTTGGAAAAGGTGTAGTAATAGTTATAACTTTAGGACTTGCTGCTGCCATAGTTGAAGCTTTAACAGGAATAGTTGTAATACCTGGAATGAAACCAATCAGTGAAGGTATAGAAATAGTTGGAGATATAGCAATAGTTTTAGCAGGAGCATTCCCATTAGTGTTTGTTATAACAAAGGTATTTAATAAACCATTAATGGCTTTAGGAAAAGTTCTTGGAATGAATGATGTATCAGCAGCAGGCCTTGTTGCAAGTTTAGCTAACTGTATACCAATGTTTGGTATGATGAAAGATATGGACAATAGAGGAAAAATAATAAATGTAGCATTCTCTGTATCAGCAGCATTCGTATTTGGAGACCACTTAGGATTTACGGCAGGATTTAATTCTAATATGATAACACCAATGATAGTTGCTAAATTAGTTGGTGGTATAACAGCAGTATTGTTAGCTATGGTTATCGCAAATAAGACACTAAAGAAGGAGAATGTATAAGATGGATATATCAAATATAGAT from Clostridioides difficile ATCC 9689 = DSM 1296 includes the following:
- a CDS encoding EutN/CcmL family microcompartment protein; the encoded protein is MDIGKVVGNVWATRKDEKLCGQKLLVVKILKTKDTYKEGFMVAADNAGAGNGDLVLISKGSSARESIEKSHVPVDATIVGVVDSFEVFDE
- a CDS encoding TIGR02536 family ethanolamine utilization protein; its protein translation is MNYDNLVDLITEEIYKKINSNEIKISNKPKAVIVFEQDNNKFNLLKDEFEIVEFDKSIRECEIVIVSRLCMRGLSNIALGNSTSDEERFILKMIMKGKKVYVLDEGIEYKKYKDTAPKALYKKFMSFEDEICKFGVEIIKDLNVITKNKLNIKKELESTRGSKKEDTKVLDKDVLNLTSVESVKIDNEFSLDLRNKKLISEADLRKPTINGVKNILVNKKSIITPLAVDFMRIHHLKLKKL
- the eutH gene encoding ethanolamine utilization protein EutH, producing the protein MSINEIIIYVMVVFMVLGAIDKCIGNKFGLGEQFEEGIMAMGSLAVAMVGVICLAPVLADVLRPIVVPVFNILGADPAMFAGSLLANDMGGAPLALELAKDPNAGLFGGLIVGAMMGPTIVFIIPVALGIIEKEDQKFLATGILAGIITIPIGAFVGGLVAGFEVMMVLRNLVPIIIFAVVIALGLLKFENAMIKGFTYFGKGVVIVITLGLAAAIVEALTGIVVIPGMKPISEGIEIVGDIAIVLAGAFPLVFVITKVFNKPLMALGKVLGMNDVSAAGLVASLANCIPMFGMMKDMDNRGKIINVAFSVSAAFVFGDHLGFTAGFNSNMITPMIVAKLVGGITAVLLAMVIANKTLKKENV
- a CDS encoding BMC domain-containing protein, which encodes MNKSIGAIEFKSIAKGIEVSNEMIKKSSVDVLYLKSICPGKFLIIVGGETSYINECVDYGIKLGEGYIVDNFVINAISQEILDGFKNKYQKLDSIVSIGVVESSKVCTGIKMLDKTLKSGDLVLVKLQLSFAIGGKLVYIVAGDLSSLEYALKESENVVREKEVIYKTVIPSVDSQIIKSLIK
- the eutD gene encoding ethanolamine utilization phosphate acetyltransferase EutD translates to MENLLNEIVEEVITRVKKEAFIEVEASGRHVHLSREDVDKLFGEGYTLTKLKDLSQPGQYACKERVTITGPKGSIKNVVVLGPCRNETQVEISLTDGSTLGLKAPIKQSGDLEGTLSIKISTQYGEVELDKGLMVAKRHIHMTPKDAEKFNVCDKEIVEAKVMGQRPLTFDDVVIRVSDSFKTYMHIDYDEANACGYSKGTVAKIIKKA